From Clarias gariepinus isolate MV-2021 ecotype Netherlands chromosome 18, CGAR_prim_01v2, whole genome shotgun sequence:
TCCAAAACCGAACTTTGTCTGGTCATGACCATCATGAATGGAGGAGACCTGAGGTTCAGCCTACAAGCACCTCTATACAATATTATACCCATTTATAATGTCTtgctaatattaatttaagatgCTAAAGGAATATCTAAAATGAGCTTCGCTGCTTACTTTGTCCTTTGTTCAGGTACCACATTTATAATGTAGATGAGAACAATCCAGGTTTTGACGAGCTCAGGGCATGCTATTATGCCGCTCAGATCATTCAAGGACTGGAGCACCTTCATCAGAAGAAAATCATTTACAGAGACCTGAAACCAGAGAATGTTCTTCTTGACAATGAAGGTGAGAAAAAGTCTTTATTTACTCAATCCCTCATTCTCTATATAGCACTTAGCctgttcagggtcatggggggtgggggggggggtacaccctggacacggtagtctttatttatttttccaaaattgCTGCTAAAAGCTGGAGATGTTAAGGAAGATCTGTGACGTATAGTAAAAAGGACGTACAAAAATGACGGACATAGTGCACTTAATCTTtgtgtaatactgtataaacatggCAGTGATTGCTGTTTTAGGTGGAAGTACAATCTTTGACGTTTGTTTGCCTTCGTACTGGTGTTTGTTCAAAGGTAACGTGCGTATCTCTGACCTTGGATTGGCTGTGGAGTTAGCAGACGACCAGGAGAAGACGAAAGGCTACGCTGGGACTCCGGGTGTGTTCTGAAGTTCCAGTTGGTGCAAAAATCCTAATCTCCCTTTTCCTGTTTCATTTCTCTAAATCCAGGATATAAATGATTCTATGCTAGTGAGCTTGTCAGAAAGGCAGAGAaccactttacaaaaaaaagatgctCCAAGACATGtaaattgtgattgtaaaactgTTTTGCAGTATGAATATATGAGAAAACTTCTGACCTTTGAGGTTTTTCTATTCGGAATTCAGGATTCATGGCCCCGGAGTTGCTGAAAGGAGAGGAGTATGACTACTCGGTGGATTACTTTACTCTTGGGGTCACTCTCTATGAGTTCATTGCTGCCAAAGGGCCGTTCAGGACTCGAGGGGAGAAGGTGACTcaacagacacaaatttaactTACAATTCATCCAGGGAATAGggaatcaaaaaaaaaaaataataataataatctgacttATCCACAGtctctgaattttttttatttataaacctgTCGGCTGTAACATAACACATAATctatctagaaacctctgtagtccatcttgggaccatggaggccaatagtgaccactgaaggccaatggtgacaattgtatttattcccatttctaCAACCGCAATAGAACCTCCAGTCAGAATTCACATAGGCATTCagacactacgggtaatttggaaaggccggttagcctaatctgcatatctttggcatgtgggaggaaaccggagtacccagaggaaacccaccaagcatggggagaaagttaatgctggccatgatagaaaaggacaggggtagctcagtggttaaggcattcgACTGTGGTTCAGAAGATTCcaagtttaaaccccacaaccatcaagttgccactgttgggcccttaagcaaagcccttaaccctcaattgctcagatgtataataagataataatgtaagtcactctagataagggcgtctgccaaatgcctagatgtagatgtactgtagatgtagaAAAGTGCCAGAAATCTCAGCGCACCACAGCTGCACATGGGATCCAGTAGGCAAAGAGGGACAAAGGACcaggcctccaaactccccagatcccaatccaaactagcacccatgggatgcactggacaaacaagtttgATCCACTGAAGGATTCTGCTGGGCCATAGCCTTCCAGGGCTAAACCTTGACCTACAGAATTGCATTGATTTACATGGCATTTTGACAAAAGCTCTTATTCAGACTTACATTCATTTCATTTGTTCATTAGTTTTAAGGGCCCAgtagtggcagcttggtggtgcagAAATTTGACCTCACAATCAGAAATCCAGTGTTTCAACCACTGAGCTCTCATTGTCCTGTCTCGTGTCCTGATCGGAATAGCATGGTTGATCTTATCAAATGATTTCAAATTCCCAGTCTTATGCTCCAAATATTCAGTTTAGGAGCTCCTCCTGGTGGGTGCATTGTAGAAACACGGTTACTCTTTTGAAAACACCAAGCCTTCATTCAGTTAAGTAGATTAGTGTGATAGATAGTGTGAGAGACTTTTcccaaaatgttatttaaagtgTTCTTGACATTTGCACAGGTGGAGAACAAAGAGGTAAAGAAGCGCATCCTGAATGACCCAGTGACCTACACTGAGAAGTTCAGTGAGAACGCAAAGTCCCTATGTGAAGCCTTACTAGCCAAGGAAGTGGACAAGAGGATGGGCTTCAAGAATGGGACTTGTGACGAGTTGCGTTCACACCCTTTCTTCAGCAGCATTAACTGGAGGAAGCTGGATGCAGGTATGATAGGATGGTAGCTATGATTTTGTGATGTTTCATattcttactttaaaaaaaggttgttcTTAGTTAGAAGAGAGACACTTAGCTCTGTGCCTCTACTGCAGGAAGTTTTAGACAATGGGGGTCAGGTCAGGTCAGCAATTTtgctgatatacagtaaattgaTTTATACTTTTGTTATCCACCAGACTTTTCCCATTAAGCTGTCTTCTTTGTCCTCACAGGGATCCTGCCACCTCCGTTTGTCCCTGATTCCAAGACTGTATACGCCAAGAACCTTGATGACGTGGGAGCATTCTCCACTGTCAAAGGGGTCAACCTGGAAGACACAGACAAGGATTTTTTTGATGAGTTTGCCTCTGGAAATATCTCCATACCCTGGCAGGAGGAGATGATTGAGACAGGAATCTTCGGTGAGTTGAACGTCTGGGGTCGTGGCGGCACGGTGCCCGATGATCTACGCCGTGAGTCTATCCTGGAGCCTCCAAAGTCTTCCACTTGTACCATATCATAAACGCTTCTACACAAAGAGAACTCTTTCCCCTTTCCTAAATGCTCTCTGATTGGGTTGATGCCTGGACATGAAGAGAATCAAGAATGACCAGAGAAATGAAGTTATTTCATGCTGTCATGTTTTTATTGAGAAAAATGAACTGCTAAGCAGCTTTGAATTTATGGGTATTACTACTGTATAGCGCTGTTGGATTGATTCCGTTTGATCAGAAGGTGTTTAATATGTTTAGGTCACAGGTTCAATTTCACCCCACAACAGGGGCAGTGTCTAACACCTGGATATCCTctcataaacatatttaaaatttctTGTTTAGAAAATGAAGGTTGCTCCTGTCCTGTCCTTGGCTGGTTTGGTTCGTTTTTCTAGCTAGTATGGTCACATGTTGTCGATTCCATATAGCCAACTTAAGTCAGTAGATCTTACATTATCATGTCAGCAAGATGCAATTGAGTCgctagtgtacagtacatgtgcgaCTTCAGTTTCTTTCGAGGATGCTGGGATTCTTGATTCTCTGTGGATCCTTGGAACCGTAGGGTTGCCCTGAGATCAATCAACAAAGCTGCAAtcacatttctaaaaaatatgGAGCCTTTCGTACAAAAGACAGAAGAATTCATTCATTTCTCTCAACACAGGacactcaggtgcttgttcagtcccagCAACTTATTCTCCATCTGTCCACCATTCATCTTCTgaagctgatccagaatgcagacGCACGACTTGtctcaaattcaaaacactgatgcttgcctgcAAAGCTTAAAACAGCTCAGCACAAACTTTCCTTATCACGCTCCTCACTGCACCACATTCTCTCCGATCCTCTAACACTGCTCAACcagtcccaccatctctcagggattgaggaagacatgcatctagacCTCTTTATGTCCTGGCTCCTAGCTGGTGGAATTAACTTTTTCTAGACGTCCTACATCCGAGTAGCTGGCAATCTTTAGGCGACTGTTATTTAGGTGTTTGGGTTAACTCCACATCCCTTACCCAAAAATAATCTTTCCCAACAATGACTGATAGCACTTCTAGCTAATAACCCAGTGAACCAGGGAAAGAATATATCTAATGATGGACACTTTAAAGCACTtatataagtcgctctggataagagcttctgccaaacacttattaaatgtaaatgtacataatcTCAGATGACAGCCGTTCCATGGATGCTGTGTGCGCCATGTCATTTGGATCTGGATTGCACTGCCCAATGCTCAAAGTCAGCCATGGGTGAGCTGGTTCCTCACTACATTGTGGTGGAGTATCCAGATGTTAGACACCATGGCTTACAGTTAGAAGGTGATATGTGATAATCAAATAGGCACAAAATTAAACACTATGGGATGTTCTGTTATATGGAATGATGTAGCCTGATACGAAGCTACGAGCTAATGCATccctgaagttgattatttcTCCATAACAGTGCACCCTGCAATGTGTATCTACAGTAGCTTCCTCATTCAGTGTTGACATGTTATTTAATGTATGGACTGTCACTTCattcttgtgttttttctttattaagacTATCCTTACTTATCTGTTGCATCAAAACTAAGAAGGGTATAAAGAATAATTTATGAACCAAGACTCTCGTATTGTAATAATTTACCATACAGATATCTAAGGGCTAAGTAATCCAGCAggaaaatataatatacaagGTTTTCGCAGAATGATTACTAAAAAAATACAGGTGCTGATGGCTATAAAGGAAATACTTGTGCTTTTTATAGAGTTTTATTACTTTGCTGAGTCATCATGCCCAGATAAGCTTATTTCAGCCCTTTTAGAACATCATTTTGTGTAAAAAGCTGTGAATGAATGTTAATTGTGCAAACAATGTTATAAAGAATAtcgataataattttttttgggaaaTATGTAGTaggtattactgtatatttattcgATTAAATATTTTGACAGAAATCTGCTGTTTGgatttgctttatttatatatatatttagattacTACTCGCATGATTATGTTGTAGTATATTTTATGACACTCTAATAAACGTAAAATTGCTGGTAATTAAAGTAACACGTTTCTATAAACACAGTAGACACCTGAATTTAGTAAACCATTATGCATATAGTCAACCACTTCTACGGCCACCTTTAGGAAAGTACAAGCTGTGGTAATACCCACAgaaaacacttaaatattttagGCCGGATTTGCTCAAAACTACTGTAAGATCTTGGGAAGCAAACTGGTAAGTTTTATTACAGCCACCATCATCATCGACATGTTTACTACTGAATTATTTACCTAGAATTCTTTCTAGATTTTAAACTGTTTGTCTAGTTGCTGGAACTAAAATGTTTAACTCAAACAGTATCCATCTCTCTATTACCCATACCACTTGTCCTGTGGATGATTTCAAGGGgacttgagcctatcccagggactTACACACACCAATAATTGGGAAATGCCAGTCAACCgacactgcatgtcttttgtcTGTGGATAAAAACCCAATAAGCATGCaaggtccacacacacacacacaccagaggtaAGATTCGAACCACCAGCCCACTTAACTGGTTCGACTTGGTTCAAACAGTTCaaaactgaaaaacacacactatggacaattcaattagcctaatcagcatgtctttggactgtgggaggaaaccaaagtacatggaggaaacccaacaggCATAGGATGACCACGCAAacttcatacacacagaccagCGGGAATCGATCTCCGACCCTGGAGATGCgcggccacagtgctaaccactaaaccaggGTGCTgccgttattattattattattagttttaattgttattattaagaAATATATGTCATTTTGACACTTTTATAGCCAAGAAACAAGGTTTTAATTGTTCATCTTTTTTGTTGCCAGATCACCTTAACAAAAATCCCTCCTCTGCCATGCTGAAAATCCACCAAAAAATAAGTATTCTAATATAAGTATTAGAGTATTGTAGTAGTGTACATTTATACACTAAAATAGTGTAATTTTGGTTTATTAGGTCAGGGAAGGAAgcgtttaatgtttttttttttaaggaaaatttACCTCAAGACACAAGGAAGCTAAGCGTGAATAAGCCCCATAGGTGGCGCTAATGCAACATTCTGACTGCCAATCGCCGTAAAACAAGAAACAGGACCCAATCTGCATCCAGTTTGTGCTCACGTGATTACGCGCTCATTGTGATTGGACGAAGGTGCGTGACGTCGACCAATCAAATGTCGTTTGAAATTTTAAATCTCTTTTAGTTGAAGAGTTTGAATTTGCTCTGCGGGTTGATCGGTTAGTCGGGACGTTTAGTTCGTTACGGTGTAGAGGCGCAGGACGGACATGAGGGAAAGATGACCGAGGAGTCTGCGGTTAAAGTGTGCGTTAGGGTGCGACCCCTTATTAAACGGTAAGAAGTTACTTATATTTTGATGGTGAAGTGGTTTTATTGGGTAGCCAAGTGGGTTTGGGTGTAAATTATTCCCCTGACTGTTTTAGTCTgatcagacagagagagagaaagagataagtTATGA
This genomic window contains:
- the grk1a gene encoding rhodopsin kinase GRK1 — protein: MDIGGLTTVVANSAYISARGSFDGSANPAANRDKKYHSKLKLPHITVCEGLRETLDLQFNSICVEQPIGKRLFQEYLETVNEYKGPCRLWKDVEEYDTAEDKDRVSKAAKILQRYMDPAAKYFCPFLPENDITNVKEQHDKASNDLFVVILACILDFLKEVPYTFYLETMYFKRFLQWKWLEMQPIGEDWFLDFRVLGKGGFGEVSACQMRATGKMYACKKLNKKRLKKRKGYEGAMVEKRILARVHSRFIVSLAYAFQSKTELCLVMTIMNGGDLRYHIYNVDENNPGFDELRACYYAAQIIQGLEHLHQKKIIYRDLKPENVLLDNEGNVRISDLGLAVELADDQEKTKGYAGTPGFMAPELLKGEEYDYSVDYFTLGVTLYEFIAAKGPFRTRGEKVENKEVKKRILNDPVTYTEKFSENAKSLCEALLAKEVDKRMGFKNGTCDELRSHPFFSSINWRKLDAGILPPPFVPDSKTVYAKNLDDVGAFSTVKGVNLEDTDKDFFDEFASGNISIPWQEEMIETGIFGELNVWGRGGTVPDDLRRESILEPPKSSTCTIS